In the genome of Massilibacillus massiliensis, one region contains:
- a CDS encoding polysaccharide deacetylase family protein yields MVPMRNYFAMTIVALAMAAKLCQGIFLEEVKVVKKIPTTHKVVALTIDDGPHNKTTPQLLQVLKEKNVKVTMFILGENAKKYPELVALAAKDGHEIATHAYTHNALTKMSQAECAAELDKTEKILKNLSIKPQLFRPPGGLYNEGVIEEANKRGYTTILWSVDPRDWQRPSVAQVVKVVTNTVEPGGIVLLHDGQYPLPTPEAIGQIIDDLRQEGYTFVTIGELLKYYEVRETGLFSFLK; encoded by the coding sequence ATGGTTCCAATGCGTAATTATTTTGCAATGACAATCGTCGCATTAGCGATGGCGGCAAAATTGTGCCAAGGAATATTTTTAGAAGAGGTTAAAGTTGTCAAAAAAATTCCGACGACACATAAAGTCGTTGCTTTGACGATTGATGATGGACCGCATAATAAAACAACACCGCAGCTGTTACAGGTATTGAAAGAAAAGAATGTAAAAGTCACGATGTTTATTTTAGGTGAGAACGCTAAGAAGTATCCGGAATTGGTAGCGCTTGCAGCAAAAGACGGGCACGAAATTGCGACCCATGCATATACACATAATGCATTGACGAAGATGAGTCAAGCGGAATGTGCGGCTGAATTAGATAAAACAGAAAAAATTTTAAAAAATTTATCAATTAAACCGCAGCTTTTTCGTCCGCCGGGCGGTTTATATAACGAAGGCGTGATCGAAGAAGCCAACAAGCGCGGCTATACGACGATCCTGTGGTCAGTAGATCCAAGAGATTGGCAAAGACCAAGTGTTGCACAGGTCGTAAAAGTCGTTACAAACACAGTAGAACCGGGGGGGATTGTACTGCTTCATGATGGACAGTATCCATTGCCGACACCGGAAGCAATCGGTCAGATTATAGATGATCTAAGACAAGAAGGTTATACCTTTGTAACGATTGGTGAATTGTTAAAATATTATGAAGTGCGGGAAACAGGGTTATTTTCATTTTTAAAATAA